A genome region from Actinobacillus arthritidis includes the following:
- the ftsW gene encoding putative lipid II flippase FtsW: protein MLEKLKTEWDKWTRITPTNSLYDRSLIWLFFGLLVIGFVMVTSASIPVSTRLNDDPFYFAIRDGLYLATSLFAFAVVVQIPTENWEKRNVLFFLVSLVFLVLVLIFGRSINGAVRWIPLGPINFQPAELAKLAIICYFSSFYVRKYDEMRTRQLSFIRPMVILSIFGFLLLLQPDLGSTFVLFMLTFAMLFIMGAKVMQFLFLGVTGVLLFVFLVVTSEYRLKRVTSFMDPFADAYGDGFQLSNSQMAFGQGEFWGQGLGNSVQKLEYLPEAHTDFVMAVVGEEFGFIGIVFVVFLLVLLSFRAIKISQEALKLEARFRGFFAFGIAIWIFIQGFVNLGVASGLLPTKGLTFPLVSYGGSSLVIMSVAIAVLVRIDYENRLELIGHAHIKES from the coding sequence ATGTTAGAAAAATTAAAAACCGAATGGGATAAATGGACACGTATCACACCGACTAACTCGCTCTATGATCGTTCATTGATCTGGTTATTTTTCGGTTTATTGGTGATTGGTTTTGTGATGGTAACTTCGGCATCAATTCCGGTAAGTACCCGTTTAAATGATGATCCGTTTTATTTTGCGATCCGTGATGGATTGTATTTAGCGACGTCATTATTTGCTTTTGCAGTAGTAGTCCAGATTCCGACTGAAAACTGGGAAAAGCGAAATGTGCTGTTTTTCTTGGTATCATTAGTATTTTTGGTACTTGTACTGATTTTTGGTCGTAGTATTAATGGTGCAGTACGTTGGATTCCGTTGGGACCGATTAACTTCCAGCCGGCAGAATTAGCTAAATTGGCGATTATTTGTTATTTCTCTAGTTTTTACGTACGTAAATACGATGAAATGCGGACTAGACAATTAAGTTTTATTCGTCCAATGGTCATTCTCAGTATTTTCGGTTTTCTATTACTGCTACAGCCGGATTTAGGTAGTACGTTCGTATTATTTATGCTGACTTTTGCAATGTTATTTATTATGGGTGCAAAAGTAATGCAGTTCTTATTCTTAGGTGTGACAGGGGTTTTACTATTTGTATTCTTAGTGGTTACTTCGGAATATCGTTTAAAACGTGTTACTTCTTTTATGGACCCCTTTGCTGATGCTTATGGTGACGGTTTCCAGCTTTCCAATTCGCAAATGGCATTTGGTCAGGGCGAATTTTGGGGACAAGGTTTAGGAAACTCAGTACAAAAACTAGAATATTTACCGGAAGCACACACTGACTTTGTTATGGCAGTAGTTGGTGAAGAATTTGGTTTTATCGGAATTGTATTTGTGGTATTCCTCTTAGTGTTATTATCATTTAGAGCCATAAAGATAAGCCAAGAAGCATTAAAACTGGAAGCGAGATTTAGAGGTTTCTTTGCTTTCGGTATCGCAATTTGGATTTTTATCCAAGGCTTTGTGAACTTAGGTGTCGCATCAGGTTTACTTCCGACAAAAGGTTTGACATTTCCTCTAGTAAGTTATGGTGGTTCAAGTTTAGTGATTATGTCGGTAGCGATAGCTGTATTGGTTCGTATAGATTATGAAAACCGGCTTGAACTAATTGGACATGCACATATTAAAGAGAGCTAA